A genome region from Geodermatophilus bullaregiensis includes the following:
- a CDS encoding SRPBCC family protein, with product MTVLTLHATGPEAPGEVWERYARPARWPTWAPQILGVQVPEPRLTAGLQGRVRGPVGLTLPFVVESVDEAARRWSWTVSAGPVRLHLLHWVTEGPDGGSTTGLRITGPLPVVVGYAPLAQLAIGRLVRPLD from the coding sequence GTGACCGTCCTGACCCTGCACGCCACCGGACCGGAGGCGCCGGGCGAGGTGTGGGAGCGCTACGCCCGGCCGGCGCGGTGGCCGACGTGGGCGCCGCAGATCCTCGGGGTGCAGGTGCCCGAGCCCCGGCTGACCGCCGGGCTGCAGGGGCGGGTGCGCGGGCCGGTGGGGCTGACGCTGCCGTTCGTCGTCGAGTCGGTGGACGAGGCGGCGCGGCGGTGGTCGTGGACGGTGTCGGCCGGACCGGTGCGTCTGCACCTCCTGCACTGGGTGACCGAGGGGCCGGACGGCGGCAGCACCACGGGGCTGCGGATCACCGGGCCGCTGCCCGTCGTGGTCGGTTACGCCCCGCTGGCCCAGCTCGCGATCGGCCGGCTGGTCCGCCCGCTGGACTAG
- a CDS encoding GNAT family N-acetyltransferase, protein MRLETERLVLEPLVQRHTTALARIHADPDVARYTGGAALDAEGTAAQVARFEAV, encoded by the coding sequence GTGCGCCTGGAGACCGAGCGGCTGGTCCTCGAGCCCCTCGTCCAGCGGCACACCACGGCCCTGGCACGCATCCACGCGGACCCCGACGTCGCCCGGTACACCGGCGGGGCGGCCCTGGACGCCGAGGGCACCGCCGCCCAGGTCGCCCGGTTTGAGGCGGTCTAG